The window TGGGGTCCACTTTGGGCATCCTCGGGCCCGACGGCGAGCAGGTGCCGCCGGGGTCGGTCGGCCGGATCTTCGTCGGCAACGACATGCTCTTCGACGGCTACACCGACGGCGTCGCCCGCGAGATCAGACACCAGCTGATGGACACCGGCGACCGCGGCTACTTCGACGCCGACGGGCGGCTGTTCGTCTCCGGCCGCGACGACGAGATGATCGTCTCCGGCGGCGAGAACGTCTTCCCGCGGCCGGTCGAGGAAGTGCTCTCCGCGCTGCCGCAGGTCGACGACGTCGCCGTGGTCGGCGTGCCCGACGACGAGTACGGCCAGCGCCTGGCCGCCTATCTCGTGCTGCGCGCGGGCGCCCGGCTCGACGCCGAACTCGTGCGTTCCTACGTCCATCAGCGGCTGGCCCGGTTCTCCGTGCCCCGCGATGTCCTCTTCGTCGACGAGCTGCCGCGCAACCCCACCGGAAAGGTCCTCAAGCGCCTGCTGACCGATGAGCACCCGCTCGTGCAGCAGCTCGACTGAACCCTTGCTGTCCGTTCCACAAAGTCCGTGGGCGAACTCTGTCCACGGTGATAATTCCGCCCGCATTCCGAGCCATTATGGAAGCCATTTCGGGCACATGTTGTCAGCCGTGTGACACGTCGGTAATGTACCGCTGAGTAGCCGATTCGCGACCATTGCGTGAATTTGGTCCCGCTATTAGTGGCCGGGTCGGAAAGAAATGGCCGACGCCTGGATTGTGTTTGTTCTTCGGCGAAGACGAAATCATTGGGAGATGCGATGGGTGTCGAGGTCGCCGTCGAAGGACTGAGCAAGTCCTTCGGCCGCCAGTCCATCTGGCGCGACGTCACCCTCACCCTGCCCCAGGGTGAGGTGTCGGCGCTGCTCGGGCCTTCGGGCACGGGCAAGTCCGTCTTCCTGAAGTGCCTGATCGGGCTGCTCAAGCCCGAGCGCGGCAGCGTGATCATCAACGGGGTCGACCTGTGCACGTGCAGCGAGCGGGAGATGTACGAGATCCGCAAGCTCTTCGGGGTGCTGTTCCAGGACGGCGCCCTGTTCGGCTCGATGAACCTCTTCGACAACGTGGCGTTCCCGCTGCGTGAGCACACGAGGAAGTCCGAGACCGAGATCAAGCGGATCGTCTTCGAGAAGCTGGAGCTGACCGGCCTGCAGGGCGCGGAGACCAAGCTGCCCGGCGAGATCTCCGGCGGTATGCGCAAGCGCGCCGGGCTGGCCCGGGCGCTGGTGCTCGACCCCGAGATCATCCTGTGCGACGAGCCGGACTCCGGTCTCGACCCGGTCCGCACCGCGTACCTCTCGCAGCTGCTGATCGACCTCAACGCGCAGATCGACGCGACGATCCTCATCGTCACCCACAACATCAACCTCGCCCGGACGGTCCCGGACAACATCGGCATGCTCTTCCGCAAGGAACTGATCATGTTCGGTCCGCGCGAAGTCCTGCTGACGAGCGACGAGCCGGTCGTGGAGCAGTTCCTCAACGGCAGGCGGTTCGGTCCGATCGGCATGTCCGAGGAGAAGGACCAGGCGACCATGGCCGCCGAGGCGGCACACCAGGAAGCAGGCCACTCCGACGGGTCCAATGAGGACGTCCGCGGTGTCGTGCCGCAGATCGAGCCGACGCCGGGGATGCCCGCCCGCGACGCGGTGCGCAGGCGCCGCAACCGGGTGCTGAAGATCCTCGACACGCTGCCCGAGAGCGCCCAGCACGGCGTGCTCGCCTCGCTCAGCGCCGAGGACCTCGGCCGCTACGACGACTGGGCCCGCCGCTCCGCGCAGGGCCGGATGAACACCAGGCACGCGGGTCCGGTCGCGACGATCCCCGGTGTGTCCACACTGGATCCGGACGCGACCGGCAGGCTCCACCCGCCGCCGCCCCCGCTTCCGCACCGGGGCGCACGTCCCGGTGACGAGCACCGCCAGCGCCCCCGACCGGAGGCGCGCCCGTGACCACCCTGATGGACAAGTCCCGGTCCGCGGTCGTCAGCGCGCTCAACGAGTTCGGCAGCCTGTTCTCCCTCGGCCTCGACGTCGTCGTGAACATGTTCCGCAGGCCCTTCCAGGCCCGTGAGTTCATCCAGCAGTTCTGGTTCATCGCGAGCGTGTCGATCCTCCCCGCCGCGTTCGTCGCGATCCCGTTCGGCGCGGTCATCACCCTGCAGCTCGGGTCGCTGACCAGCCAGATCGGCGCGGAGTCGTTCAACGGCGCGGCCAGCGTCCTGGCGGTGATCCAGCAGGCGAGTCCGATCGTGACCACGCTGATCATCGCGGGCGCGGGCGGCTCCGCCATCTGCGCCGACCTCGGCTCCCGCACCATCCGCGAAGAGATCGACGCGATGAAGGTCCTCGGCGTCTCGCCGGTGCAGCGCCTGGTCGTGCCGCGGGTGCTCGCCTCGATGCTGGCGAGTGTGCTGCTCAACGGCATAGTCAGCGTCGTCGGCGTCGCGGGCGGCTACTTCTTCAACGTGATCATGCAGGACGGCACGCCCGGCGCCTTCCTCGCCAGCTTCTCCGCCCTGGCCCAGCTGCCCGACCTCTGGGTCAGCGAGCTCAAGGCCCTGATCTTCGGCTTCCTCGCCGGGTTGGTCGCCGCCTACCGCGGCCTCAACCCCAAGGGCGGCCCGAAGGGCGTCGGCGACGTGGTGAACCAGTCCGTGGTCATCACGTTCCTGCTGCTCTTCTTCGTCAACTTCGTGATCAGCGTGATCTACCTGCAAATCGTCCCCGCGAAGGGAGCGTGAGTCGGTGATCAACATCAATGAGCGACGCCGCCGCGCGGTGCTGCGTTCGACGAACGGCCTGGAACGCCTCGGCGACCAGCTGTGGTTCTACTTCCGGGCCCTGGCCTGGATTCCGCTCACGGTCACCCGGTACTCCCGGGAGGTCGTCCGGCTGCTCGCCGAGGTCAGCTTCGGCAGCGGCGCGCTCGCCGTCATCGGCGGCACCATCGGCGTGATGGTCGGCCTGAGCGTGTTCACCGGCACGGTCGTCGGTCTGCAGGGCTTCTCCGCGCTCAACCAGATCGGCACCTCGGCGTTCGCCGGCTTCCTTTCGGCCTACCTCAACACCCGTGAGATCGCGCCGCTCGTCGCCGGTCTCGCGCTGTCGTCGACGGTCGGATCCGGCTTCACCGCCCAACTCGGCGCGATGCGGATCTCCGAGGAGATCGATGCGCTGGAGGTCATGGCGGTGCGCAGCCTCCCGTACCTGGTGACGACCCGGATCATCGCCGGGTTCTGCGCGATCATCCCGCTGTACGTGATCGGGCTGCTCACCTCCTACATCGCCGCGCGCACCATCACGGTGGAGGTCTACGGGCAGTCGGCGGGCACCTACGACCACTACTTCAGCCTGTTCCTCCCACCGGAGGACGTGCTCTGGTCGTTCGTCAAGGTGCTGATCTTCAGCGTGGCGATCATCCTGACGCACTGCTTCTACGGCTACCGCGCCACCGGTGGCCCGGCCGGTGTCGGTGTCGCGGTCGGACGCTCCGTGCGGACCTCGATCGTGCTGGTCAGCATCCTGGACTTCTTCCTCAGCCTGGCGATCTGGGGCGCGACGACGACCGTGCGAGTGGCGGGATGAGCATGGACATGCGCAAGGCGCGGCTGCGCAACCAGGGCCTGGGTCTGGTCTTCATCATCCTGATCCTCGCCTCGGGTTGGCTGACCGTGGCGATCTACCAGCACCAATTCAGCTCCGACGTGCCGGTGCGGCTGCGCGCCGACCGGGTCGGCAACCAGCTCAAGGTCAACGCCGACGTCAAGGTCCGCGGCATGACCGTGGGCACGGTCCGCACCATCGAGGTCGTCAACGGCGGCGTCGACGTCGGCCTGTCGATGGACCCGGACAAGCTCAAGCAGCTGCCGCGCAACGTGACCGCGCGGCTGCTGCCCAAGACCCTGTTCGGCCAGCGCTACGTCAGCCTGATCATCCCGGAGTCGGCGGACTCGACCCGGCTCGCCGAGGGCGACACGATCGACCAGGACACCAGCGGCAAGGCGATCGAGGTCGAGAAGGCGCTGCGCGACCTGATGCCGGTGCTGCAGGCGGTGCAGCCGCAGAAGCTGGCGAGCACCCTCGGCGCGATCTCGCAGGCCTTGGACGGCCGAGGGAAACCGCTGGGGGAGACCATGGTCAAGCTCAACGGCTACCTGGCCGCCATCAACCCGCAGATGCCGCAGATCGAGACCGACCTGGTCAAACTCGCCGAAACCCTTGAGACATACCAGGACGCGGGTCCTGCGATCGTCGACGCGCTCTCGGAGATGAGCGCCACGGCCAAGACCATTGCCGACAACCGGCAGAACATCACCGACATGGTGACCACGGTGACCGACGCCTCCGGTCACCTCGCCGGGTTCCTCAAGTCCAACGGGGACAACCTGATCGGCCTCTCCGCCGCCAGCAGGCCCTCGCTGGAGCTGCTCGCCCGGTACTCGCCCTCGTTCCCGTGCCTGTTCCAGGCGGTGAACGCGCTCAAGCCCGACGTGGACAAGGCGCTCGGCGTCGGCACCAACCAGCCAGGACTGCACGTGACGATCACCGTGAAACCCTCCCGGGGCCCGTACCTGCCCGGCCGCGACACCCCGCGCTACACCGCGGGTGGCGGCCCGCGCTGCTACCAGTCCGGTGGGGCGCAAGGCATGACGGTGCCGTCCTCGGTCGGCCCCAACTCGCCCGCGGAGAGCCGGTTCGTCGGCGAACTGCTCGGGGCGGCGTGGGGCGTGGCGCCGGAGGAGGTCCCCGACTGGAGCGGCCTGCTCGTCGGGCCCCTGCTGCGCGGAGCCGAGGTGACCCTGCGATGAGGAGCCTGACCGGCCCGCTGCTCAAGGGCCTGATCTTCACTCTCGTCACGTTGCTCGCGACCACGATCCTGGCCATCACCATCGCCAACCGCGGCAGCGGCGACACGGCGACCTACAAGGCGCGGTTCACCGATGTCACCTCGCTCAACCCCGGCGACGACGTGCGCATGTCCGGGGTGCGGGTCGGCCAGGTCGACCACATCGAGATCGTGGACAACGCCGTCGCCGAGGTCGAGTTCTCCGTGGACCGGCGCTGGCGGCTCACCCTTGAGGCGACCGCGGCGATCAAGTTCCGCAACCTGATCGGCCAGCGCTACATCTCGCTGGACCAGGGGATGGGCGACGCCACGGTGACGATGGCCGAGGGCCAGCTGATCCCGCTGGAGCGCACCCGGCCCGCGCTCGACCTGACCGCGATGTTCAATGGGTTCAAGCCGCTGTTCCAGGCGCTGACCCCGCAGGACGTCAACCAGCTCTCCTTCGAGATCGTGCAGGTGCTGCAGGGCGAGGGCGGCACCGTGCAGAGCCTGATCCAGCACACCGCGTCGCTGACGAACACGCTGGCGGACAAGGACGAGGTCATCGGCAAGGTCATCAGCAACCTCAACAACGTCCTCGAGCAGATCAACGGCCGCGGCGACAAGCTGGGCACCCTGATCACCACGACGCAGCAGCTGGTGACGGGGCTGGCGTCGGACGCCAAGCCGATCGGCGAAGCACTCGACAGCCTGTCCTCCCTGGCGACCAGCACCTCCAGCCTCCTGCAGGGTGGCCGTGAACCGCTGCGCCGCGACATCGAGGCCCTCGGCGCGCTGTCGAAGACCCTGGCGGACAACTCGCCCGCGTTCGACAAGTTCATCGCGATGCTGCCGACGAAGTACGAGACGATCGGCCGCACGGTGTCCTACGGCTCGTGGATGAACCTTTACCTCTGCGGGGCCACGACGAACGTCAAGCCCGCACCCCAGCTGCCCGGAACCCAGCCGCTCCCGGTCGGGATCCCCGTCACGGACGCGAGGTGCGGACGGTGAAGCTGAAGAACCTGAAGTCATGGGAGATGAAGCCGTTCAGCGAACGCAACCAGGCCAAGGTCGGCGTCGTCGGCGGCCTGATCATGTTCCTGGTCACCGCGCTGATCTACTTCGGACCGGAGCTGCCGCTGATCGGCGGCGGCACCACCTACACCGCGCAGTTCCGTGAGGCCGCCGGGCTCAAGCCCGACGACGAGGTGCGCGTGGCGGGCGTGAAGGTCGGCAAGATCACCAAGGTCGAGCTCAAGGGCCAGGTGGTGCTGATCAGCTTCCGGATCAAGGGCGTGTGGGTCGGCGACCAGACCGTCGCCCACATCAAGATCAAGACCTTGCTGGGCCAGAAGAACCTGAACCTCGAACCGAAGGGCACCGAGGAACAGGACCCGGGCACCCACATCCCGGTGAACCGCACGGTCACGCCGTACGACGTGACCGACGCCTTCGCCGACCTGGCCGAGACGACCGGGCAGATCGACACCACGCTGCTCGCGAAGAGCTTCACCACCCTCGCGGAGACGTTCACCGCCGCGACGCCGGAAGAGGTCCGCTCGGCCCTGACCGGCCTGTCGGCGCTGTCGCAGAGCATCTCCACCCGCGACCAGGAACTCAAGAAGCTCCTCGAACACAGCGCGACGTTCACCAAGACCATCGCCGACCGCAACGCCCAGTTCGAGCTGCTGCTCAAGGACGGCGCGACCCTGCTGCAGGAGTTCAACAAGCGCAAGGACGCGATCACCGCGCTGCTCAAGGGAACCCAGGACCTCGGCCGCGAACTCGCCGGGCTGGTCAAGGACAACCAGGCCCAGATCGGGCCCGCGCTCGACCAGCTCAACCGGGTCTCCGACGTGCTGCAGCGCAACCAGCAGCA is drawn from Actinokineospora alba and contains these coding sequences:
- a CDS encoding ABC transporter ATP-binding protein, translated to MGVEVAVEGLSKSFGRQSIWRDVTLTLPQGEVSALLGPSGTGKSVFLKCLIGLLKPERGSVIINGVDLCTCSEREMYEIRKLFGVLFQDGALFGSMNLFDNVAFPLREHTRKSETEIKRIVFEKLELTGLQGAETKLPGEISGGMRKRAGLARALVLDPEIILCDEPDSGLDPVRTAYLSQLLIDLNAQIDATILIVTHNINLARTVPDNIGMLFRKELIMFGPREVLLTSDEPVVEQFLNGRRFGPIGMSEEKDQATMAAEAAHQEAGHSDGSNEDVRGVVPQIEPTPGMPARDAVRRRRNRVLKILDTLPESAQHGVLASLSAEDLGRYDDWARRSAQGRMNTRHAGPVATIPGVSTLDPDATGRLHPPPPPLPHRGARPGDEHRQRPRPEARP
- a CDS encoding MlaE family ABC transporter permease, producing the protein MININERRRRAVLRSTNGLERLGDQLWFYFRALAWIPLTVTRYSREVVRLLAEVSFGSGALAVIGGTIGVMVGLSVFTGTVVGLQGFSALNQIGTSAFAGFLSAYLNTREIAPLVAGLALSSTVGSGFTAQLGAMRISEEIDALEVMAVRSLPYLVTTRIIAGFCAIIPLYVIGLLTSYIAARTITVEVYGQSAGTYDHYFSLFLPPEDVLWSFVKVLIFSVAIILTHCFYGYRATGGPAGVGVAVGRSVRTSIVLVSILDFFLSLAIWGATTTVRVAG
- a CDS encoding MCE family protein, with protein sequence MRSLTGPLLKGLIFTLVTLLATTILAITIANRGSGDTATYKARFTDVTSLNPGDDVRMSGVRVGQVDHIEIVDNAVAEVEFSVDRRWRLTLEATAAIKFRNLIGQRYISLDQGMGDATVTMAEGQLIPLERTRPALDLTAMFNGFKPLFQALTPQDVNQLSFEIVQVLQGEGGTVQSLIQHTASLTNTLADKDEVIGKVISNLNNVLEQINGRGDKLGTLITTTQQLVTGLASDAKPIGEALDSLSSLATSTSSLLQGGREPLRRDIEALGALSKTLADNSPAFDKFIAMLPTKYETIGRTVSYGSWMNLYLCGATTNVKPAPQLPGTQPLPVGIPVTDARCGR
- a CDS encoding MCE family protein, with the translated sequence MSMDMRKARLRNQGLGLVFIILILASGWLTVAIYQHQFSSDVPVRLRADRVGNQLKVNADVKVRGMTVGTVRTIEVVNGGVDVGLSMDPDKLKQLPRNVTARLLPKTLFGQRYVSLIIPESADSTRLAEGDTIDQDTSGKAIEVEKALRDLMPVLQAVQPQKLASTLGAISQALDGRGKPLGETMVKLNGYLAAINPQMPQIETDLVKLAETLETYQDAGPAIVDALSEMSATAKTIADNRQNITDMVTTVTDASGHLAGFLKSNGDNLIGLSAASRPSLELLARYSPSFPCLFQAVNALKPDVDKALGVGTNQPGLHVTITVKPSRGPYLPGRDTPRYTAGGGPRCYQSGGAQGMTVPSSVGPNSPAESRFVGELLGAAWGVAPEEVPDWSGLLVGPLLRGAEVTLR
- a CDS encoding MlaE family ABC transporter permease; the protein is MDKSRSAVVSALNEFGSLFSLGLDVVVNMFRRPFQAREFIQQFWFIASVSILPAAFVAIPFGAVITLQLGSLTSQIGAESFNGAASVLAVIQQASPIVTTLIIAGAGGSAICADLGSRTIREEIDAMKVLGVSPVQRLVVPRVLASMLASVLLNGIVSVVGVAGGYFFNVIMQDGTPGAFLASFSALAQLPDLWVSELKALIFGFLAGLVAAYRGLNPKGGPKGVGDVVNQSVVITFLLLFFVNFVISVIYLQIVPAKGA
- a CDS encoding MCE family protein, which encodes MKPFSERNQAKVGVVGGLIMFLVTALIYFGPELPLIGGGTTYTAQFREAAGLKPDDEVRVAGVKVGKITKVELKGQVVLISFRIKGVWVGDQTVAHIKIKTLLGQKNLNLEPKGTEEQDPGTHIPVNRTVTPYDVTDAFADLAETTGQIDTTLLAKSFTTLAETFTAATPEEVRSALTGLSALSQSISTRDQELKKLLEHSATFTKTIADRNAQFELLLKDGATLLQEFNKRKDAITALLKGTQDLGRELAGLVKDNQAQIGPALDQLNRVSDVLQRNQQHLERSLRLAGPFYRLVGNAVGNGRWIDTYICGLVPASGGGCMPSKGGGR